The Sulfurospirillum halorespirans DSM 13726 genome has a window encoding:
- the clpP gene encoding ATP-dependent Clp endopeptidase proteolytic subunit ClpP: MSYYVPVVIEKTGRGERSYDIYSRLLKDRIIMLSGEINDVVASSIVAQLLFLEAEDPEKDIYLYINSPGGVITSGFSIYDTMNYVRPDISTICIGQAASMGAFLLSAGAKGKRYALPNARIMIHQPLGGAQGQATDIEIQAKEILRMKQVLNEILAKNCSQKLPKIIKDTERDFFMSAEESSEYGLIDKVLDKSFK; this comes from the coding sequence ATGAGCTATTATGTTCCAGTCGTTATCGAAAAAACGGGCCGAGGAGAAAGAAGTTATGACATCTACTCTCGCCTTTTAAAAGATCGTATCATCATGCTCAGCGGTGAGATTAATGATGTTGTTGCTTCTTCGATTGTAGCTCAGCTACTCTTCCTTGAAGCGGAAGATCCTGAAAAAGACATCTATCTTTACATCAACTCTCCGGGTGGCGTTATTACCAGTGGTTTTAGCATCTATGACACGATGAATTATGTCAGACCCGACATCAGTACCATTTGTATCGGTCAAGCAGCATCCATGGGAGCATTTTTACTCAGTGCTGGGGCTAAAGGGAAACGTTACGCGCTTCCAAATGCACGCATTATGATTCACCAACCTTTAGGTGGGGCACAAGGTCAAGCAACGGACATTGAGATTCAAGCAAAAGAAATTTTGAGAATGAAGCAAGTGCTCAATGAAATTTTGGCAAAAAACTGTTCACAAAAACTCCCTAAAATCATTAAAGATACAGAGAGAGACTTTTTCATGAGTGCGGAAGAGTCAAGTGAATACGGTTTAATTGATAAAGTATTAGATAAAAGTTTTAAATAA
- a CDS encoding iron-sulfur cluster assembly scaffold protein, with protein MAKNSLIGGSIWEEYSQKVQDLMNHPQNMGELTEDDAKNEGGKLIIADFGAESCGDAVRLYWIVDEATEVIKQAKFKSFGCGTAIASSDTMAELCIGKTVSEAVKITNIDVEHAMRDNPDIPAVPPQKMHCSVMAYDVIKAAAASYKGVDAASFEDDIIVCECARVSLGTIKEVIKINNLKTVEEITNYTKAGAFCKSCIKPGGHEAREHYLVDILRDTRAEMDHDHLLAISDSKIEGSNTVNFDDLTVVKKFQQIEAVIDENIRPMLVMDGGNIEILDIKDGSEGAIDVYIRYLGACSGCASSSTGTLFAIEAVLQEKLSKNIRILPV; from the coding sequence ATGGCAAAAAATAGTTTAATTGGCGGTTCCATCTGGGAAGAATACAGCCAAAAAGTACAAGATTTGATGAACCATCCCCAAAATATGGGTGAGTTGACGGAAGATGATGCAAAAAATGAGGGAGGAAAGCTCATTATTGCGGACTTTGGTGCAGAGAGCTGTGGCGATGCCGTCAGACTTTACTGGATCGTTGATGAAGCAACAGAAGTGATTAAACAAGCTAAATTTAAAAGTTTTGGCTGCGGTACTGCGATTGCAAGTTCCGATACCATGGCAGAGCTTTGCATTGGCAAAACGGTTTCTGAAGCAGTCAAAATTACGAATATTGATGTCGAACATGCGATGCGTGACAACCCTGATATTCCAGCGGTTCCACCTCAAAAAATGCACTGTTCGGTTATGGCGTACGATGTTATTAAAGCTGCTGCTGCTTCGTATAAAGGCGTGGATGCTGCTTCTTTTGAAGATGATATCATCGTGTGTGAATGTGCGCGTGTGAGCCTTGGAACGATCAAAGAGGTCATCAAGATCAACAACCTCAAAACCGTTGAAGAGATCACCAACTACACCAAAGCAGGTGCATTTTGTAAATCCTGTATTAAGCCAGGTGGTCATGAAGCACGCGAGCATTACCTTGTTGACATTTTAAGAGACACGAGAGCTGAGATGGATCATGACCATCTGCTTGCCATCTCTGATTCAAAAATCGAAGGTAGCAATACTGTGAACTTTGATGATCTGACTGTGGTTAAAAAATTCCAACAAATTGAAGCGGTGATCGACGAAAATATTCGTCCGATGCTTGTCATGGATGGCGGAAACATAGAAATTTTAGACATCAAAGATGGCAGCGAGGGTGCAATCGATGTTTACATCCGCTATCTTGGTGCATGCAGTGGGTGTGCAAGTAGCTCTACGGGCACACTTTTTGCGATTGAAGCTGTCTTACAAGAGAAATTAAGTAAAAATATACGAATATTACCTGTCTGA
- the def gene encoding peptide deformylase has translation MIREILVYPNKLLRETSKEVTHFDVHLHTLLHDMYETMVAKEGIGLAAIQVGVPLNVLIINLVDEEGYQTVENLYEMINPVILEKDGLTIYQEGCLSVPGYYDEIERAAHIKVVYCDRDGNRCEEEFTDLMAIAVQHEMDHLKGRLFIEKLSYLKRKKFDKEWKKKQKAGK, from the coding sequence ATGATTAGAGAGATTCTTGTTTATCCCAATAAGCTGCTACGAGAGACCTCCAAAGAGGTAACGCATTTTGATGTGCATTTGCACACGCTTTTACACGATATGTACGAAACAATGGTTGCCAAAGAGGGTATTGGGCTTGCGGCAATTCAAGTGGGTGTGCCTCTGAATGTACTCATCATCAATCTTGTCGATGAAGAAGGGTACCAAACCGTCGAAAATCTCTATGAAATGATCAATCCCGTCATTCTTGAAAAAGATGGTCTTACGATTTACCAAGAGGGATGTTTAAGTGTTCCTGGGTATTACGATGAGATCGAGCGTGCCGCACATATTAAAGTTGTCTATTGTGATCGCGATGGTAATAGATGCGAAGAAGAGTTTACCGATCTGATGGCCATTGCCGTACAACACGAGATGGACCACCTCAAAGGTCGCCTTTTTATCGAAAAACTCTCTTATTTAAAACGTAAAAAATTTGACAAAGAGTGGAAAAAAAAGCAAAAAGCAGGTAAATAA
- a CDS encoding YifB family Mg chelatase-like AAA ATPase, with translation MEEAVALSKVKHAKCATLFGNKAYEVDVESTLVRALPGFNIVGLTDISIQESRERVKSALSSIDFQFPSQKITINLSPSDLKKEGSHFDLVTALLIAIQKERFTCKDFFIFGELGLDGKIKKTNSMFPIILSLASHTPNLRVLIPSEILSKVQQIPNIEAFGVETLSDAVLFFKEKRFNTEAPPREQSFCENVLEIENKRYFYNTQFPLDFSDVLGQHRSKRAMMIAAAGMHNLLMEGSPGCGKSMSIKRLRYILPPQSIEEILESNAYQSLQEEDVELSPLRPFRSPHHTSSRPSIFGGGSSQSRAGEIALAHNGILFFDEFPNFSKTVLESLREPLEDHRVLISRVNTKVSYATKFLFAAAQNPCPCGNLFSQTHECRCSEVEINRYKNRISEPIMDRIDLYIQMSEESSKEQGLSSKEMFEQVLKAFVMQKSRGQNELNGKLDEHNTMRFCTLEAKAAESLEMAQNRLGLSQRSIHKVLRIARSIADLAQSEPILQEHLLEALSFRKR, from the coding sequence GTGGAAGAAGCTGTTGCACTCTCCAAGGTCAAACATGCGAAGTGCGCCACGCTATTTGGGAATAAAGCTTATGAGGTCGATGTCGAGTCAACCCTTGTGCGAGCCCTTCCTGGATTTAATATTGTCGGTCTTACCGATATTTCCATCCAAGAGTCACGCGAACGCGTAAAATCAGCTCTTTCGAGCATTGATTTTCAGTTTCCTTCCCAAAAAATCACGATTAACCTCTCCCCTTCTGATCTTAAAAAAGAGGGAAGCCACTTTGATTTGGTCACGGCTCTGCTTATCGCCATTCAAAAAGAACGCTTTACATGTAAAGATTTTTTCATCTTTGGTGAACTGGGGCTGGATGGCAAAATTAAGAAGACCAACTCCATGTTTCCTATTATCCTCTCCCTTGCTTCGCATACCCCTAACCTTCGTGTTTTAATCCCAAGTGAGATTCTCTCCAAAGTGCAGCAAATCCCCAATATCGAGGCATTTGGTGTTGAAACGCTGAGTGATGCCGTGCTCTTTTTTAAAGAAAAACGCTTCAACACGGAAGCGCCTCCTCGTGAGCAAAGTTTTTGCGAAAATGTATTGGAGATTGAGAATAAACGTTACTTTTACAATACGCAATTTCCGCTTGATTTTAGCGATGTTTTAGGGCAACACCGCTCCAAACGGGCGATGATGATCGCCGCAGCGGGTATGCACAACCTTCTGATGGAAGGAAGCCCAGGATGTGGCAAAAGCATGAGCATCAAGCGCCTTCGCTACATTTTACCGCCTCAAAGCATTGAAGAAATTTTAGAATCAAACGCCTATCAATCACTTCAAGAAGAGGATGTGGAGCTAAGCCCTTTGCGCCCTTTCCGCTCTCCACATCACACCTCTTCGCGTCCGTCCATCTTTGGTGGAGGTAGTTCTCAAAGTCGTGCAGGGGAAATTGCGCTCGCCCACAATGGGATTTTGTTTTTTGACGAATTTCCCAACTTTTCCAAAACCGTTTTAGAGAGCCTAAGAGAACCTTTAGAAGATCATCGCGTCCTCATTTCTCGGGTCAATACCAAAGTCAGTTACGCAACCAAATTTCTGTTTGCCGCCGCTCAAAACCCTTGCCCATGTGGGAATCTTTTCAGCCAAACGCATGAGTGTCGTTGTTCAGAAGTCGAGATCAATCGCTATAAAAACCGCATTTCTGAGCCCATTATGGACAGAATCGATCTGTACATTCAGATGAGCGAAGAGAGTTCTAAAGAGCAAGGGCTCAGCTCAAAGGAGATGTTTGAACAGGTGCTAAAAGCCTTTGTTATGCAAAAAAGTCGTGGGCAAAATGAGCTTAATGGCAAGCTGGATGAGCACAATACGATGCGTTTTTGCACCCTCGAAGCAAAAGCGGCTGAGAGTTTAGAGATGGCGCAAAATCGCTTGGGGCTGAGTCAGCGAAGTATCCACAAAGTGCTTCGCATTGCGCGCTCCATCGCCGATTTGGCACAGAGTGAACCCATCTTACAAGAGCATCTTTTAGAAGCTTTAAGCTTCCGTAAGCGTTAG
- the tig gene encoding trigger factor encodes MQIKVNRTNSANAAVEATISPALLQKKEEKLIASAASNMKVDGFRKGKVPAHIVKARYGKQLKEDAQTEVLRELYTKALAELDVKADLVVGEPSFSKFEEKEGGLELVMKLSFKPTVVIEGYKECVPEYKAPKVTKKEISERLEKTLALVAELKTVEEKRAVKSGDFVVIDFEGFVDGVAFEGGKAESYTLEIGSGSFIPGFEDGIIGLKVSSKSKDIAVTFPETYGNKDLAGKPTVFKVTIKEIKVKDIPETPSEEMIKKLLPGVEAPTLAVLEEQIETEIRNEKLAKLFNDEVKPKFVENILEKLALDLPENIVDQEIDLQMRGVFGKLSEDEIKEYAGNPDKIKEKREEFRAESEKSVKLTFIVDELAKQEGINVSDQEVLQMIYFEAMQQGANPKEYLEYYEKQGVLPAIKMSIIEERLFTKLFTKGK; translated from the coding sequence ATGCAAATTAAAGTTAACCGTACTAATAGTGCTAATGCTGCAGTTGAAGCGACTATTTCACCTGCACTTTTACAAAAAAAAGAAGAGAAGCTCATTGCATCAGCAGCTTCAAATATGAAAGTGGATGGTTTTAGAAAAGGAAAGGTTCCTGCACACATCGTTAAAGCACGTTACGGCAAACAACTTAAAGAAGACGCACAAACCGAAGTTCTCAGAGAACTTTACACCAAAGCCTTAGCTGAACTTGATGTTAAAGCAGATCTTGTTGTTGGAGAGCCAAGTTTCTCAAAATTTGAAGAGAAAGAGGGTGGTTTAGAGCTTGTGATGAAACTTTCATTTAAACCAACCGTAGTCATTGAAGGCTACAAAGAGTGCGTACCTGAATATAAAGCGCCAAAAGTAACGAAAAAAGAGATCAGCGAGCGACTTGAGAAAACGTTAGCACTGGTTGCTGAGCTTAAAACCGTTGAAGAAAAACGTGCCGTTAAATCAGGCGACTTTGTTGTGATCGATTTTGAAGGCTTTGTCGATGGTGTCGCGTTTGAAGGTGGAAAAGCGGAGAGCTATACCCTTGAAATCGGAAGTGGTTCATTTATCCCAGGTTTTGAAGATGGCATTATCGGACTCAAAGTCAGTAGTAAAAGCAAAGATATTGCAGTAACGTTCCCAGAGACTTACGGAAACAAAGACCTTGCAGGCAAACCAACGGTATTTAAAGTCACCATTAAAGAGATCAAAGTAAAAGATATTCCAGAGACTCCTAGTGAAGAGATGATCAAAAAATTACTTCCAGGTGTTGAAGCTCCGACTTTAGCCGTACTTGAAGAGCAAATTGAGACCGAAATCCGCAATGAAAAACTCGCAAAACTTTTCAACGATGAAGTCAAACCTAAATTTGTTGAAAATATCTTAGAAAAACTCGCTCTTGATTTACCAGAAAACATCGTTGACCAAGAGATTGATCTTCAAATGCGTGGTGTTTTTGGCAAACTCAGCGAAGACGAAATCAAAGAATATGCAGGAAATCCTGATAAAATCAAAGAAAAACGAGAAGAGTTTAGAGCAGAGTCTGAAAAAAGTGTTAAACTTACCTTCATTGTTGATGAATTAGCCAAACAAGAAGGGATTAATGTCAGTGACCAAGAAGTCCTTCAAATGATCTACTTTGAAGCGATGCAACAAGGTGCTAATCCAAAAGAGTACCTAGAGTATTATGAGAAACAAGGTGTTCTTCCAGCGATTAAAATGTCTATCATTGAAGAGAGACTCTTCACAAAGCTTTTTACTAAAGGTAAATAA
- a CDS encoding NifS family cysteine desulfurase produces MRVYLDNNATTIVDPKVFAEMVPYFCQMYGNPNSLHEFGSESHPALRKAMDQLYAGINASDEDDIVITSCATESNNWVIKSIYNDYILNGDKDHIITSEVEHPAVGASCKFLESLGVKVTYLPVNTDGVINVEDLKNAITDTTALVSIMWANNETGMIFPIEEIGAICKERGVLFHTDAVQAVGKIPVDVKKANVDFLSFSAHKFHGPKGIGGLYIRNGQPLSPFFHGGEHMGGRRSGTLNVAGIVGMGRAMELAVEALDFEKNNVRRLRDKLEDALLQIPEMMVVGTKEQRVPNTILVSVKGIEGEAMLWDLNQSGIGASTGSACASEALESNPVMEAIGAEADLAHTALRLSLSRFTTEEEIDFAIDVIQKAVIRLRAISSTYAYAPSWHVSKL; encoded by the coding sequence ATGAGAGTCTATTTAGATAATAACGCGACAACCATCGTTGACCCTAAAGTGTTTGCAGAGATGGTTCCTTATTTTTGCCAGATGTATGGCAATCCAAATTCTTTGCATGAGTTTGGCAGTGAGAGTCATCCTGCACTTCGCAAGGCGATGGATCAACTCTATGCTGGCATTAACGCTAGTGATGAGGATGACATTGTCATTACGTCCTGTGCGACCGAGAGCAATAACTGGGTGATTAAAAGTATCTATAATGACTACATTTTAAATGGCGATAAAGATCACATCATTACCAGTGAAGTTGAGCATCCTGCCGTTGGGGCTTCGTGTAAATTTTTAGAAAGCTTGGGTGTTAAAGTGACGTATCTTCCTGTCAATACTGACGGTGTCATCAATGTGGAAGATCTTAAAAATGCCATTACTGACACAACCGCACTGGTTTCCATCATGTGGGCGAATAACGAAACGGGTATGATTTTCCCGATTGAAGAGATTGGTGCGATTTGTAAAGAAAGAGGGGTCCTTTTTCATACGGACGCTGTTCAAGCGGTCGGTAAAATCCCTGTCGATGTCAAAAAAGCCAATGTCGATTTTCTCAGTTTCTCGGCACATAAATTCCACGGACCTAAAGGGATTGGTGGGCTTTATATCCGCAATGGACAACCATTGTCACCCTTCTTCCATGGTGGAGAGCACATGGGTGGACGTCGTAGTGGAACGCTTAATGTTGCTGGAATCGTAGGCATGGGCAGAGCAATGGAACTGGCTGTGGAAGCGCTTGATTTTGAAAAAAACAATGTGAGACGTTTACGTGACAAGCTCGAAGATGCTCTTTTGCAAATCCCTGAAATGATGGTTGTTGGCACCAAAGAACAGAGAGTTCCCAATACCATTTTGGTCAGTGTCAAAGGCATTGAAGGCGAAGCGATGCTGTGGGATCTCAACCAAAGTGGCATCGGTGCGAGTACTGGAAGTGCCTGCGCAAGCGAAGCGTTAGAGTCAAACCCTGTTATGGAAGCCATTGGCGCCGAAGCTGATTTAGCTCACACGGCACTTCGTCTTTCACTTTCACGGTTCACCACAGAAGAAGAGATTGATTTTGCGATTGATGTGATTCAAAAAGCGGTAATCAGACTTCGTGCCATTTCAAGCACGTATGCATACGCGCCATCATGGCACGTGAGTAAATTATAA
- a CDS encoding GGDEF domain-containing protein, with protein MVRFNKEKGKTGVYNIDVKDDTIEQAPPPPIPKEPIVPQASNVELEKFAALVLKVLGDENIPPTPTNFQIYFDKLLESKPVAFRKRINDFLDLENTNNDENHARIEREVKEGFSQIKNIMQVVSTVYRNLNVMQEIIKKRSTQLETNSNPLSIQNIISTLSEDLNKMFVLTTKQIDLLKDYYQKTTTILQEVDNQSIFDVKYGVYNRRYLLKSLQDEIKLIKNYAHSSSLVLARVKEDTLEKIVNKKDKDTVVRNIAKLLLKTSRRSDIVAHFGDGVFAMILKHTDITSAKKACDRISELVYQTSFFVGTGEVETDIELSIVALDTEHNSEEFISATLEELPHTGKKYVPYIVCTPSLPSEEL; from the coding sequence ATGGTTCGTTTTAACAAAGAAAAAGGGAAAACGGGTGTTTATAATATCGATGTCAAGGATGATACGATTGAGCAAGCTCCACCCCCGCCCATTCCTAAAGAGCCTATTGTTCCACAAGCTTCCAATGTGGAGCTTGAAAAATTTGCCGCGTTGGTACTCAAGGTGTTGGGGGATGAAAATATCCCTCCCACCCCTACCAATTTTCAGATCTATTTTGACAAACTTTTAGAGAGTAAACCCGTTGCGTTTAGAAAACGCATTAATGACTTTTTAGATCTTGAAAATACGAACAATGATGAAAATCATGCACGCATTGAGCGCGAAGTCAAAGAGGGTTTTTCACAGATTAAAAACATCATGCAAGTGGTTTCTACGGTCTATCGCAATCTTAATGTGATGCAAGAGATTATTAAAAAACGCTCAACGCAGTTAGAGACAAACTCCAACCCACTTTCGATTCAAAATATCATCTCAACGCTGAGCGAAGATCTCAATAAAATGTTTGTACTGACCACCAAGCAAATTGATCTTTTGAAAGATTATTATCAAAAAACAACAACGATCTTGCAAGAGGTCGACAATCAATCTATTTTCGATGTTAAGTATGGCGTTTACAACCGCAGATACTTGCTTAAATCGCTCCAAGATGAGATCAAACTGATCAAAAACTATGCGCATTCAAGCTCTTTGGTACTAGCGCGTGTAAAAGAAGATACATTAGAGAAAATTGTCAATAAAAAAGACAAAGACACCGTTGTGCGCAACATTGCTAAATTGCTTCTGAAAACTTCTCGCAGAAGCGATATTGTGGCGCATTTTGGCGATGGTGTTTTTGCGATGATTCTCAAACATACTGATATTACGAGTGCTAAAAAAGCGTGCGATCGTATCAGTGAACTGGTGTATCAAACCAGCTTTTTTGTGGGAACAGGCGAAGTTGAAACCGACATCGAGCTTTCCATCGTTGCCCTCGATACCGAGCATAATTCCGAGGAGTTTATTTCTGCAACCCTTGAAGAACTCCCACACACTGGTAAAAAATATGTTCCTTACATTGTGTGTACGCCTTCCCTTCCAAGCGAGGAGCTATGA
- a CDS encoding bifunctional ADP-dependent NAD(P)H-hydrate dehydratase/NAD(P)H-hydrate epimerase: MQYVHEETNSLDERCYKNFDLTPEILMEHAGLALARAVKKKLTCKKSALFVCGMGNNGADGIVAARLLYGAYTVSIYLPFELKSELAKLQLKRAKKVGVSVLNELIDADIYVDALFGVGLNRPLDELTCKLLKTLNAKQGYKIACDIPSGILNDLTLSSVIFQANETVTMGALKLGLLNDTVKDAIGDIKVANLGIARSQYETPSSNFLLRKSDLKLPIRIKKNTNKGTFGHVAIVQGSKEGAARLAGMGAFHFGAGLVTLIGEKPKKLPIYLMHSETLPKNANVIVAGMGLEMPFDEPALKTLLLANNLPLVIDASLSHHPLITEIIASQKPVVLTPHPKEFSAILELTCKEKISVEMIQQNRFKHAKHFSLAFPHVVLVLKGANTIIAHNGELFINTYGTPSLAKGGSGDVMSGMIGALLAQGYTPKDAAISASLAHALVSRTFTCNNFALTPMDICKGLKWL; this comes from the coding sequence ATGCAGTACGTCCATGAAGAAACAAACAGTTTAGATGAGCGTTGTTATAAAAATTTTGATTTAACCCCTGAAATTTTGATGGAACATGCGGGTCTTGCGCTCGCACGTGCTGTCAAAAAAAAGCTTACATGTAAAAAAAGTGCGCTCTTTGTCTGTGGCATGGGAAACAACGGTGCGGACGGCATTGTCGCGGCACGGTTGCTTTATGGCGCGTACACTGTGAGCATTTATCTCCCTTTTGAGCTCAAATCTGAGCTTGCAAAACTGCAACTCAAACGCGCTAAAAAAGTAGGTGTTTCCGTGCTCAATGAGCTCATCGATGCCGATATCTACGTCGATGCACTCTTTGGCGTAGGGCTCAATCGTCCTTTGGATGAGCTTACATGTAAACTGCTCAAAACACTCAATGCAAAGCAAGGCTACAAAATAGCCTGCGACATTCCCAGTGGAATTCTGAACGATTTAACACTCAGTTCTGTCATTTTTCAAGCCAATGAAACGGTGACGATGGGCGCTTTGAAACTGGGTCTGTTAAATGACACGGTTAAAGACGCCATAGGCGATATCAAAGTCGCCAATCTTGGCATCGCTCGAAGTCAGTACGAAACACCAAGCTCCAATTTTTTGCTTCGAAAAAGCGACCTAAAACTGCCGATTCGTATCAAGAAAAACACCAATAAAGGCACTTTTGGACACGTCGCGATTGTGCAAGGTTCCAAAGAGGGCGCGGCACGATTAGCAGGCATGGGCGCATTTCATTTTGGCGCTGGCCTGGTGACACTCATTGGTGAGAAACCTAAAAAATTGCCTATTTATCTGATGCACAGCGAAACACTGCCAAAAAATGCCAATGTCATCGTCGCAGGTATGGGACTTGAAATGCCTTTTGATGAACCAGCGCTTAAAACACTTTTGCTCGCCAATAATTTACCACTGGTTATCGACGCATCCTTGTCGCATCATCCGCTTATCACGGAGATCATCGCATCCCAAAAACCTGTCGTTTTAACCCCCCATCCCAAAGAATTTAGCGCGATTTTAGAGCTTACATGTAAAGAAAAAATCAGCGTGGAAATGATTCAGCAAAACCGCTTTAAACACGCCAAACACTTTAGCCTCGCCTTTCCTCATGTCGTACTCGTTCTCAAAGGTGCGAACACCATCATCGCACACAATGGTGAGCTTTTCATCAACACCTATGGCACGCCTTCCCTTGCCAAAGGGGGCAGTGGCGATGTCATGTCTGGCATGATAGGCGCACTCCTCGCCCAAGGCTACACCCCAAAAGATGCGGCAATCAGTGCCTCTTTGGCGCATGCCCTCGTATCACGCACGTTTACATGTAACAATTTTGCGCTCACCCCGATGGATATTTGTAAAGGTCTTAAATGGTTATAA
- the fliI gene encoding flagellar protein export ATPase FliI, with translation MPLERLKKQLNGKSLSPMFGTITKISSTTIEACGLRPSIGDIVKIVSLDGHKSELGMITEVDRNSFFISPFGFIEGFKTGDKVFISEQGMMIPVGEELLGRVVDPFIRPKDGKGTIGASSQAPIMKAPLDPMKRGLINEPFRVGVKTIDGLLTCGKGQKMGIFAGSGVGKSTLMGMIVKGAEASIKVVALIGERGREVPEFIEKNLGGNLENTVIVVATSDDSPLMRKYGAFSAMSIAEYFKDQGRDVLFMMDSVTRFAMAQREIGLALGEPPTSKGYPPSVLALLPQLMERAGKEEGKGSITAFFTVLVEGDDLSDPIADQSRSILDGHIVLSRELTDYGIYPPISIQNSASRVMGDVIDSEHKKAAMRFKRLNSILKENEVLVRIGAYEKGNDKELDMAINKKEKMNGFLQQSPEEVFEFEATVAELKQIIA, from the coding sequence ATGCCACTTGAACGCCTCAAAAAACAACTTAACGGTAAAAGCCTCTCTCCCATGTTTGGCACTATCACCAAAATCAGCTCCACAACCATCGAGGCGTGTGGGCTAAGACCCAGCATTGGCGATATTGTCAAAATCGTCTCTTTAGATGGTCATAAAAGCGAGCTTGGCATGATCACGGAAGTGGATCGCAACTCCTTTTTTATCTCTCCTTTTGGTTTTATTGAAGGCTTCAAAACAGGCGATAAAGTGTTTATCAGCGAGCAGGGTATGATGATTCCTGTAGGCGAAGAGTTACTTGGGCGGGTGGTTGATCCGTTTATTCGTCCCAAAGACGGCAAAGGAACAATAGGTGCAAGTTCACAAGCACCGATCATGAAAGCGCCACTTGATCCGATGAAACGAGGGCTCATTAACGAGCCATTTCGTGTCGGAGTCAAGACCATTGATGGACTTTTGACGTGTGGCAAAGGTCAGAAAATGGGCATTTTCGCAGGAAGTGGTGTGGGTAAATCAACCCTAATGGGTATGATCGTTAAAGGGGCAGAAGCTTCCATCAAAGTCGTCGCACTCATAGGGGAACGTGGACGTGAGGTGCCTGAGTTTATTGAAAAAAACTTAGGCGGTAATCTTGAAAATACTGTGATCGTGGTTGCGACCAGCGATGATTCGCCTTTGATGCGCAAATACGGTGCATTTTCAGCGATGAGTATTGCCGAGTATTTTAAAGACCAAGGACGCGATGTTCTCTTTATGATGGACTCCGTCACGCGTTTTGCGATGGCACAGCGTGAAATTGGTTTGGCTTTGGGTGAGCCACCCACCTCTAAAGGCTACCCGCCTTCTGTTTTGGCGCTTTTGCCTCAACTCATGGAGCGAGCCGGAAAAGAAGAGGGCAAAGGCTCGATTACAGCGTTCTTTACGGTACTTGTTGAAGGGGATGATCTGAGCGATCCGATTGCCGATCAGTCTCGGAGTATTTTGGATGGTCACATCGTGCTCAGTCGTGAGCTTACCGATTATGGTATTTATCCACCGATTAGCATTCAAAACAGTGCTTCAAGGGTTATGGGCGATGTCATTGATAGCGAGCATAAAAAAGCGGCGATGCGTTTTAAACGGCTCAATTCCATTTTGAAAGAGAACGAAGTTCTCGTCCGCATCGGTGCATACGAAAAGGGCAACGATAAAGAACTCGATATGGCGATCAATAAAAAAGAGAAGATGAATGGCTTTTTACAACAATCTCCTGAAGAGGTTTTTGAGTTTGAAGCAACCGTTGCTGAGTTAAAACAGATTATTGCCTAA
- the folE gene encoding GTP cyclohydrolase I FolE, protein MQRREEFEQAVKTMLEIIGENTEREGLLKTPTRVFKAYEHMTQGYHQSPNEVLGEALFESDNNQMVLIKDIEFYSMCEHHLLPIIGRAHVAYIPNGKVVGLSKIPRMVDIFARRLQIQEQLTEQIAKAIDDVIAPKGVGVVIQARHMCMEMRGVEKTHSNTTTSALRGLFLKADTRKEFFDIINAPQANRY, encoded by the coding sequence ATGCAACGAAGAGAAGAGTTCGAACAAGCCGTTAAAACGATGTTAGAAATCATCGGTGAAAATACCGAGCGTGAAGGGCTTTTAAAGACGCCAACACGTGTATTTAAAGCGTATGAGCATATGACACAAGGCTATCATCAAAGTCCTAATGAAGTTTTAGGTGAGGCACTTTTTGAGAGCGATAATAACCAAATGGTACTGATTAAAGATATAGAATTTTATTCGATGTGTGAACATCACCTTTTACCGATTATTGGACGTGCGCATGTTGCTTATATTCCGAATGGAAAAGTCGTTGGACTTTCTAAAATTCCTCGCATGGTGGATATTTTTGCACGTCGTCTTCAAATTCAAGAACAACTGACCGAACAGATTGCTAAAGCGATTGATGATGTCATCGCTCCTAAAGGGGTGGGTGTTGTTATTCAAGCGCGCCATATGTGCATGGAGATGCGAGGTGTAGAAAAAACACACTCCAACACGACTACATCAGCCCTTCGAGGACTCTTTTTGAAAGCCGATACGAGGAAAGAGTTTTTTGACATCATTAACGCACCGCAGGCTAATCGCTACTAA